A single Pseudomonas putida DNA region contains:
- a CDS encoding DUF2784 domain-containing protein, with the protein MFYRIAADALVLLHLAFILLVLFGGLLVLRWRPALLLHLPALAWGLAVEGLHLECPLTDWENRMRLAAGDAGYHGGFVEHYIWPLIYPAGLTPQIQLLLGGVVLLLNLAIYGHVIRRWRRP; encoded by the coding sequence ATGTTCTACCGAATAGCCGCCGACGCCCTGGTCCTGCTGCACCTGGCCTTCATCCTGCTGGTCCTGTTCGGCGGCCTGCTGGTGCTCAGGTGGCGCCCCGCCCTGCTCCTGCACCTCCCCGCCCTGGCCTGGGGCCTGGCGGTGGAAGGGCTGCACCTGGAATGCCCGCTCACCGACTGGGAAAACCGCATGCGCCTGGCGGCCGGCGACGCGGGCTACCACGGCGGCTTCGTCGAACATTACATCTGGCCGCTGATCTACCCCGCCGGCCTGACGCCGCAGATCCAGCTGCTGCTGGGCGGCGTCGTGCTGCTGCTAAACCTGGCCATCTACGGCCACGTGATCCGGCGTTGGCGCCGACCTTAA
- a CDS encoding LysR family transcriptional regulator: MSVSHAQLKAFHAVAVHGSFTRAAQKLFLTQPAVSDQVRKLEERFGVLLFHRNKRSVQLTDLGERLLGISQRLFACEAEAHDLLQDSRALHTGSLVLAVDAPVHVLPQIARFCQRYPGIQVKVETGNTDESLSRLFSYQADLALLGRDVDDERLYCVPLRRDPMVAFVSHNHPWASRGSINLADLDDTPLVLREPGSVTRQTLEEEMQRAGLRIRPAIQVEGREAAREAVVVGIGVGVVSAAEFGADARVCALPIVDCQRHLTETLVCLSEQRSRRVVATFLQMVQEGL, encoded by the coding sequence ATGTCGGTTTCCCACGCTCAACTCAAGGCGTTCCATGCGGTAGCCGTGCATGGCAGCTTCACCCGCGCGGCGCAAAAGCTGTTTCTGACCCAGCCAGCGGTGTCCGACCAGGTGCGCAAGCTCGAGGAGCGCTTTGGCGTGCTGCTGTTCCACCGCAACAAGCGCTCGGTGCAATTGACCGACCTGGGCGAGCGCCTGCTGGGTATCAGCCAGCGCCTGTTCGCCTGCGAGGCCGAGGCCCATGACCTGCTGCAGGATTCACGAGCCCTGCACACCGGCAGCCTGGTGCTGGCGGTGGATGCGCCGGTACACGTGCTGCCGCAGATCGCCCGCTTCTGCCAGCGCTACCCGGGCATCCAGGTCAAAGTCGAAACGGGCAACACCGATGAGTCGCTTTCACGGCTGTTCAGTTACCAGGCCGACCTGGCGTTGCTCGGGCGCGATGTCGATGACGAGCGGCTGTACTGCGTGCCGCTGCGCCGCGACCCGATGGTGGCGTTCGTCTCGCACAACCACCCGTGGGCCAGCCGCGGCTCGATCAACCTGGCGGACCTGGACGACACGCCGCTGGTGCTGCGTGAGCCGGGGTCGGTGACGCGGCAGACGCTGGAGGAAGAGATGCAGCGCGCAGGCTTGCGCATTCGCCCGGCGATCCAGGTGGAAGGGCGCGAGGCAGCGCGCGAGGCCGTGGTAGTGGGGATTGGCGTGGGGGTGGTGTCGGCAGCCGAGTTTGGCGCGGATGCGCGGGTGTGTGCGTTGCCGATTGTCGATTGCCAGCGGCACCTGACCGAGACCTTGGTGTGCCTGAGTGAACAGCGTTCACGGCGGGTGGTGGCGACCTTCCTGCAGATGGTTCAGGAAGGGTTGTAG